The Setaria viridis chromosome 2, Setaria_viridis_v4.0, whole genome shotgun sequence DNA window AAACTTGTATGAATGTTTTCACACATGTGCATAAATAAGGCACGCTCATAGAACCAACCACATTTTTATGTTTAATAAGTACATAATAAAATATGACTTAGCCACTGACTTTTATGATGCTAGATATTGTGGTTTGTCAATGCTTGTCATTTTACTCGCAAGGTGTGAACCCTAACAAACATAGAGTCAATGCGTTGGTATGGAGGATCATATGCGTTGCAAGGGTCCGTTACAGCGCACATCTATGCGTTGGTACGACGTGCAAAAGTGCGTTGTAAGCTAGCGACAGATACGTCTTGGATCCAACAACGCTTGTACGCGTTGCTGTGCAGAACAAACCATGCGGATTTAGGTTCCGTTCTTGCTACCCCTCGGAAGTAATGCACATACTCCATTCATCAACACCAGAGAGAACCGGCAAGCACATTTCTAGAGAACAGGATATCATTTATTTAATTAGATGAAGGATTGTGCACAATGGGAAGAAAAAGGAGCAATTTGATTGTACGCTGTGAACTTGATGTTCCATCAAAGCGGAATGTACTAAAATAAATCTGGTCTTCTTGTGCTTCATCATTTGATCAACCTGAACCTTCGGAGTCACTTCTGCTGATGGAAAATAGAGTTATGTTTCATCGTTTGATCAACTAAACTCGCTTTTTCTTGTGATAATGAAAAATACTTGTACTTAGGATTTGCGCATATCTTCTACATGGTTTTCTTGTTTATAATATGGAAAATACATTTTCAATCAACTTTAATATTGTGTCCTTCTGTACTCCATTGTTACTAGCTACCATCCTCTCATGGATATTCTCGTTGGCAACTGCACAACGTACAATAAATCCAACGATTCAACAAAAAGTTCAGTTTTCAAGTCGACACATCGGTGTTCTTCCTCGTTTGAGAGTCAAACATCAAAGTTGGATTTGCTTCCTTGAATGATGTTTAAGGTACCTTTCTCCCATTAAAAATCTTAGCATCGGATGCCTGGATGAAGATAAAATGGAAGCTGTCCTTCTGAACAAGTATTTGGCATCCATCTATAGAAACAGAACAAAGAAGTCTATTAGCACATTGACCAATTTATTTGATTGGCCGGCGTACAATACAAGCAAGCATTAACGGTTCACTTCAATCTTGACACGAGCTCACTGCTTCCCATACATGCCATACATTTTACCTACCTTATTGAGCTGTCGACTTGTTCAAATATCAGGTTAGGGAAAGAATGGACAGAAGTAACACCTTTGACAATCGTGCCACCTCATCCATAAACACAATGGAGGCACATCTTGTTCAAATGGTAGGATTCATTGAGAAACAGCTATTCATGATTCTGACCTTATTCATATTCCCTAGGTGCTATGCATATGAACAATGTCTTCTGCACTTCTAACACATATGGCCTTGATTTATTCATTTGAGCATTCAATATAAGGACATAATTATTTTCGCTACAAAACAACAGCCCCGCAATCCTAAACTGGGAAAAAATATTCGGTGTTTTTTCTCAAGAAAATGGTTGGTTCATGCCAGTGCAGCCCTCAGGTTCTTGGCTAACTCTTCGAGCTTCTTCAATCCTTCTTCAGGAGAAGCAGCTTCCCCCAATAGCCTAACCATCGCACTACCGACGATAACACCATCTGCACCCCATCCTGCGATCTGAATTATACAACAATGGATCGACCAGGGTGTCAGACCAGCAACGAGTAGTATTAATCCCAGATACTGTACTTAGCAGGAATAGTGCAAATTATGATTTACCTGCTTCACATGCTCAGGAGTCGACACACCAAAGCCAACTGCCACGGGTTTCTCTGTGACCTATGAAAAGCAACACATGGTATTAGCATTGTGACCTTTGGACACTACTTAGGTACTGATACTACTTCTCCAAGTAGCATTAAAAGATGCAATTGCAAACCTTCTTGATATCCTGAAGAAGAGATTCCACCTTGCTGCTTACATTCGCACGTGTACCAGTAACTCCAACAGTGCTTACCTGAATAGCATAGAGGTTAGAACCGAAACATCATGCATCCAATTGTCTATTATCAAACATATTAAAAGAGTTCCAGTAATGGTAAAGTTCAAAGTACAGGGTGAATCCCAATTAGCTATCATGCAAAATCCGCATAGTAAAGTAAAGGAAAAGCAGTCAGGTGCATGTCTTTTCAAACTATAGCTTCTTTTGCCATTACATATCTCAGTTGGTCACTCGGTCTGAGCATGTTAGCACAGCTACCACCAGGAAGTCTTCTCGGTGACAGAGGCTAAATATCCAAATGTTTCACATTGGTTTGTAAGCTCTGGTTTTCAAACAGTACTAAGTAAAACCTTCTTTCAGGAAAGTTTGGCAGAGCAGCTACATGTGTTTTCTAGGTTTATGCGGTCAACTTGAAATGGCATAGGCTGTTCATTGCAGACTCTGTGTGTAATAGGTCTATTGTACACAGTACACAGTTGTTCTTCTTAAACCTTTATCTACTAATTTAACTAGCCTAAGGTGCAAATTATTGATTAGGGATCAGAGGAATGCAGAATGAGAAAAGATATTTTAACAGCTACAGAGTTTGAGACACTCACAAGATAAATAAATCCTTCTGAAACCTCTGCAATTTTCTCCATTCTTTCATTTGGTGTGGTTGGTGTTGTCAGTAGAACCTGAAAAACACTCATAAAAAGTAGATCCTATTAAACAGCTGGCATTACAAACAATGTTACCTCAAACTGCATAGATGCATATTTTGTTTACCAATGAGCTCATCTGTTACTGTTCTAAGAAAACTATCACTACTGAGTAGATATAGCTTCTCATttacttgcagttgcagcaaaaCAATAGTTATATGTTATAATTTTGTACCAGGAGTTAAATAAGTATCTAATAAGACCTCTTAAAAAAACAGAGTTCAGCAGGAACTCTTGATCCTCTTTGCCCCAAAAAATGTCCAGGACAACAGGTGTAAAATGTAACATGTTAAAGTGTACATCATATTATGAGAAGGGTCCTACCAGCTCTAGGTTGTTCTTGGCAGCCTCACTCCTCAAAACATCTGTCTCTTCCAGAGGAACATCAGGGACCACAAGGCCTGCACAGTAGTAATACATAAGTAACTTGATTATCACACTGGAAAAAGAATTTCTGTGAAGCTAATCCAAATTCTATACAATATCAGCTGTGAAGATTTAACTGTGCTGTTACATAAAAAACATTACCATGTACACCAGCTTCCTTAACAATAGCCATGAAGTTTGGGATTCCGCGCTTCAGAATTGGGTTATAATATGTGAAAAGTGCCAGGGGGCAGGACAGCTCAGGTATCACCTCCTTAACCATGGAGATGACATCCTCAAAAGTGGTGCCTTTTGCTAGCGCACGTGTTGCAGAGGCCTAAAATGGTGCAACCAAAAGTCAATAACTCATAAGCAGAGGCATACGAGCACAACAGGAAATAAGAGCACATATAGCAGGGGCACTCTGTGACTTACCTGAATAACTGGGCCATCAGCCAATGGATCAGAGTAAGGCACACCCAATTCAATCACGTCTGAACCACACGCATCAAGGATCTTGAGCGCCTTTGCTGTGGTGGCCAAGTCAGGGTCACCAGCAGTGATGAAGGGAACAAGGGCAGTCTGGAGATTTTCAGATATTAGTGAACTTAAACTAGACAATATAGATGAAAGAAATTGAAGTTTGGAACTCAAATGCTGATCTTGAATGATACATCTCACCTAATCTCAGCAACTTGAGTATAGTTGTGCTCTGAAATGTAAATCTTACGACGCAAACATATGGATTTTGTCTCTAGCGGCAAAATGTGTGACTGTCATGCGGCGCCCCACACGTCATCGGCGCATTCAGGGGATCCCCGGAAAAATGCAATTGCATACTAGGAATTTACCCAACCAAACCTAACACTGATCACTTGGAGGAACTGAATCTTATATGCATCCTACGCACCAGCAATATTTTACTCCCCACAATCCGCATCATTATGCGCCAGAATACAAGACTACCATGGCCAAGGCAGAAATGGACAGGCCTGGTTCATCCACGGCTCACATCACCCGAACCATGACCGATCTGGACGACCTCGACACGAATTCACCTCCCAAATCAAAAATGTGAGTAAAAACAGTACGACGCAGTCGTAACCACAGTCAGTCAACGCCTAGAATCCGCGACGCATCCTATGCCAACCAACCGGATCGTACTCGTGCTACCTGCCCGCAAGATCAGACGCACCCAGAGCCACCCAATGGACCGACACGCACGGAGCAACAAATCGCACGTCTTTTTttctaagaaaaaaaagaagagagaaggatTTGTCGTGTAGGGTGATGATTCGGGCGCTCTCACCTTCCCCTGCTCCTTGAGGCCGGCGAAGGTGCCGGAGATGCTGCGCTTGTCCtccgccacggcggccgccgcagccgccgccgccgccgccgtcctgacGGCGACCACGGGGGCGGCGCCCCGGAACGAGACCCTCCCCggagccgccgcggcgcccctcctgggccccgcggcggcgaaCGACGCCgacccggcggtggaggcggcggccttGAGCGCGAACGCCATGGCTGAGTGAGGAGGATGCGGggttggtggtggcggcggcggtggctccgCTCTGCCTAGCTGGCTGCCTCACGTGCACCACGCGCCCACGCCGAGCTCGTGGGGGAtaggggtgggggagggagagagcgtGAGGTGGTGACCTGGTGGCGTTGCCCATTTAACGACGGGGAAGGCCCGGCGGGGGGGTTGGTGGGCCGAGATGGACGCGACGAACGGGCGCCTGTGGGCCCACGCATGTGTCAGTGGCAGTGAGGAGGCGTCTGACTCTCCACGGCGTTTTCCGCTTAGATTTTCGTATTTTAAATAAACATATGGATCGCGAATCTCCATGCCAAGCACGTGCGCGGCGTAAATTGTGAGCGTCGGACTCTCATGCATGTGAGGATATCCGAAATTGAATCGACGGATCTTGAGGTGGATAAAAGATAAAAGTCACTGCAGGCATTTAACGTgccattaaaaaaaaaacagtgctACTCCCTCACTTAAAAAACAAATTAGTCAATTATATTCAACTTGGCATATACCCATGTGCATGCAGCAGCCAATTAACGTTAATAAATATAAACAATAAATGTTATTATACCTCTTGTTAATGTATCGTAAAATTTACTTgcttttgggacggaggaagtacatcCATTTAGAGTTTAGGATTTGAAATCGAATCGATAAATTTTAACCTACAATAAGTTTGCATGGTGATCGAACTTTACCATTTCAGACCACGTCAAGTTTACGTGTGATGCCTCTACACATTTCATATATAAAAAACTATATCTGCTAGTAATTCTCTTCTCTTTACTCGATAAAAAATGTATTATGTATGTTGATTCTCTGTCATCAAGAAACACCAACGCTACTGGCCACCTACCAAAAACGTCTACCAGGTTGCAAGCTAGGAGTGGTACACATTTTTTGTTGTGAAGTAAAAGACTAAAAGCTCGTTTAGCGTGCGCTAAATCAgcgttggaaaaagaaaagcacaaaAGCTGTTGGGTTGGGTAGTTCGATTTGAAGAACGGCACCGGGACCAGCACGCGCGGAGACGCCGGTCCTTGCCCTCCGCCGAGGAGAGGAAACAGCAGGGAAGGACGGGCACCCGAACGCCGTCCGCCCGTCGACCGGGCCGGCACCATTCAAAGCCCAACAACGATCAAacgttttataaaaaaaaaagaaaacaaaaacaatcGAACGTAGTAATTCCTCCGACGGTTATATTATTATGCAATTAGATATAaagtatatctaagtgcataataagaTTTATTTATAAATCTAATAAAGTTAAAacgaactataatttggaatggagggagtagcagcGAGCCAGTGGTTGAGACGAAAACGAcatattctttttttaagaaaaaaaaggaaaaaagaccGTGACAAGTGCCCAAAACGTAGCAATCCCTCGATGGACACGCGAGGCGTCAGCCTGGAAAATGACGGGCAGCGCCAGGACGTCCGGGCGGTCGGATCAGCACGCTGTACGCCGTCTGAGGCTGTTTCATTCGCGCTCTCCGCAGCTCTGCCTCTGTTTGCTTTTGGACGGGAGAGGAGAAAGGAAGGAGGCTTTCTTTCTTCGCTAACCCGGTCGGTCATCACAGGATTCTTTCTTTacttttctctcctttttgaatttttttttctattgaaGCGGTCATCACTAATCGGCTTTCGACGCCTGGTGGTGGTCAGCTAGCAACACAGGCAAGTCCCTCTCCGAGACTCCGAGTGGATATCCTGTGCTCCGGCTGGCGCGACGGTTGGATCCGCCCGTTCCTGGCGTGAACGGCGGCGATGCTCCGTTGCAGCCAAGCACGCAAATCGCAGTCGCATGAGACAGTTGGCGGTGTACAAAATTCATGGAGCGAATATGTATTGAGATTTGCGTTTGGTATGCCATGGATGAAATGAAACTGAGAATGCCAGTGACTTTTCCTTCCACCGCCCTTGATTTGATTTTAGTACGAGAGAAATCTAAGACCCTATTTGAAGATAGGGATAAAAGCTTAGTtcctatcatatcgaatgtttagatactaattagaactATTAAatatatagattaattataaaaatcaATTccataaatgaaggttaatgCGCGAGACaaataagcctaattagtccataatttgaccatGTGTTactatagtaaatatgtgctaatcatggattaattaggcttaatagattcgtctcgtgaattagccacggcttatgcaattagttttataattagttcacatttagcCATTCTAATTGGTatacaaacatccgatgtgacccaaactaaaaattagtccatggatctaAACACTCTCTAAGACCATTCTCAGTGGAGAGTTTCACTACGCTATTTCCAAGAGTGCCACATCATCTCTAAAGATTTATATTGATGAATGAAACAACCCCTCACAACGAacaatttcatttcacgatttcataggttAGGCATAACATTTAATTGTTGCACGATGTTGAGATCAAATATGCCATATGAATATGTAACCACTTGTAATTatacctaaattaagtactaGCACACTAATCATATGGGATCGACAAAATTTATGGAGATGAAACAAATTGTTCTTAATGGAGGTTTCATTCTAGTTTCTCAGTCTAGGTACTTGTGTACACAAGATTTCATCCTCATGAAACCCAACTCCTCTCTCCCCTTATAAATTTCATGCCATGTTATTGTTTTTACCTACGTGTCATCTCATTTGATGAGATTGAAACTCTCGTGAAACTTGCAATAAGAATAAGAATGGTCTAAGTAACTtggctatttttttttgcaaaactcgCAGCCTCTTTAGTGAATTGTCTTgacatctctttttttttttaaaaaaatgctcAGCTTGACTTATGTATAAGGAAGGGAAAATTGTAGATACCACCCCGTACGTCACTCTTGTTTCGAGATTCTAAGTTTCTACTCCCccataaatatataaaatttagaaaaagctaattagttcatttttaaaCTAACTTATCTTAAATCTTAAATATCATATATTTATAGACAGAGGTAGTAACTTGTAAGGCAACTTTCTTAGACCTACTCTCATATCTTTCTATGCAAAAAACCACCTACCATACATATGTTAAGTCAATTCATACTTTTTTGCCAATAAGGAGCTGTTAATATAGTCTTTATCAAAGTTTTATAAAAAAGTACAAACCAACATTTTTAGAGCTTCTACCAAAAGAATCACGGATGAAAATCTTAAGTTTTTTGCGCTTCTATCTAAAAAATTGTCTCCACGCCAACACGATGAATAACCATAATCCAAGACCAGTACAAACTTGAATCAGCTAATCTCAACTTGTAGTGCCTCCTCGCACCTAAGCATCATCAagttcgtgtgtgtgtgtgtaggaAGATGGATTTTCACAATGGAGTGGATCAAGCGGTGCTCATTTGCAAAGACATTTTATAGCGTGGTATCTcaaaatttagatatatatgggctggtttttgcaaaaaaaaaattctgtagGGATGGAGTCCACAAtaagtttttgtttttttaaggaATGAAGCCCAGCCGCATATTCTGTCTGCATCCCGAGCAGCTGGGCCCTACCAACGGCCCACGGCCCATAACCCCTCGCCTTCTCCCCTCTACTAAAGAAACGCCaaacctcccctcccctcctccctacGCCTTCAGTCCTTCACACTTCCCCAGCAAAGGAGAGCCGACCGCATTCCCCCCTTGTCTCTCTTGTCGCGAGCCACCGGAAGCTTCGGCCCCTGACGCGTGggacccctccctccctcccccctccccgtcgccggccatggcgggccagccgccgcctcctccgccgccagggGGCGCCGAGGACGACTTCCTCGAGCACTTCTTCGCCTTCCCCTCcgcggcccccgccggcgccggcgggggccacGGGCACGCGGGCGCCGCAGCCGGCCTCCACGGTGGGGACCACCCCTTCCCCCTCGCCCTCAGCCTCGACGCAGCCGCCGAGGCCTCAGCAGGCGCCGCCAAGCAGGTGAGCTCCTCCCCCCCCACGCCGCGCGAGTGGCCCCCTTCGGCTGGCCCCTGTTGTTTCACTAGTCGAAGTGCACTGACCGACTgactcctgagtcctgaccgaGGGTGCGCGTGCTCTTTGCAGGACCGGGACCCCGTGCAGCTCGCCGGCCTCTTCCCGCCggtgttcggcggcggcggcgtgcagcaGCCGCACCTCCGcggcccgccgcctccccaggTAGCACCCGCACGCCCAATTTTGCGTCCCATCTGAATGCTATGTTCCGTTTCCTTTACTTTGGGGAGTTTTGGAGgctgctgctgattcttgtcaGTTACTTGCAGATGTTCCACGCGCAGCCGAAGCCGGGTGAGGGAGCCATGGCGCCGCAGCCACCGGCACCGCGGCCCAAGGTGCGGGCACGGCGGGGGCAGGCGACCGATCCCCACAGCATCGCTGAGAGGGTAATAGCTGTTAAATTATCCAGCTAAACTAAAAACCGTTGCAATTTAGGCTGCTATGTCATCATCTTGGTGCAAACGTTAGCGAAATTTGTGGCTGATCTGGCCAGTAGTGACCACGAGATTTCGGGCGCCGTTTTCTGTTATAAAGAAGGTCACTTGCTCACAAGATTGCCTTGGGTTTAAGCTAGATTATAGCGGATGTTGCGGTGCAAGTAATTGGATGTGTTTAAGGAAAGGGTTGCTTTCATATCTAAGCTGTTGGGTGGCTGTTGTGGTGGCGGCATATGGCGTGCTGTTTAAGCATCATGAGCTACTTGCCGCGTAACCATGATGTTGCATTGTGTTGGAAGTCACCACCTTTTGGACAGTTCATACATCAAACGGGAAACTTGTTTTGTAGTGAGGGTGCTATGATTACCAGAGAGGTATCTAATGATTGTGTTTCAAGGTGTAAACCACATGGTACTGAGGTCATGCATTACAATAGCCATTAAGAATGGAATGGCTGGCTGGTTGCCCACATCTTTTTTTATCCTTCCTTTCTATTTATACTATTTTTTCCCTGAATTCTCATAGGGTTCTTAGCAGTTCTTTCTTTAACCTCCATCTGCTTTGATGCAGCTAAGGAGAGAGAGAATAGCAGAAAGGATGAGGGCATTGCAGGAATTGGTCCCCAACACAAACAAGGTAATAATTCATGCCATATTTCCGGATCTCATTATAAGCATGCCAGGACTTGCGTGTTTGACATGCCTAGCATGGAATTTTCAGCAAGTGGTCCAGGCTTATGATGACCTGACAGCAGGGTTTCTCATAGTGCGTCTAGTTCTTTTTGTCTTATGAACATGATTATTTGCAGAGGTGATAATTATTGTTCCCTCATAAGTACATAATTGTGTTCACCAACAGTATTTTGCATGTCGCTTGAAATAATCCTCGCTTGGTTCAGTTTGAATAGTTATGTGAATTTTATGAAAGAGAAACGTTACCTATCAACTGGATATTGAGCTTCGAGCTGTAACTCCAAAAAAGTTGAACAGTAAGCTTGATGTATTGCTTCAAACTCTGCAGACAGATAGGGCAGCCATGCTAGATGAGATCCTTGATTATGTGAAGTTTCTTAGGCTTCAAGTAAAGGTATGCTTTTTTTCAATGTAGTGTTGTCTTTAACATCATAAACAACATTAAACATCCAATGTCTTTTATCTATTTAATATGGAAAAATGTTCTAAACTTGCAGGTTTTGAGTATGAGCAGACTGGGTGGTGCTGGTGCAGTTGCACAGCTGGTTGCTGATATTCCACTCTCAGTTAAGGTAACACTCGGAAAAATATAGGGTTTTATGCTAGTAGCTCATTATGAAATTATTTTGATTAAAATGCTTGCTAATTTTCACAAATTATTCAACCCCTTTTGCATATATAGAACAGAACAGAGATATAACTGTTTGGTGTTTAGGTTAGTTGCCACAGATTATTTGCATGTATGCATTCTTGGCTTTTATTATTCAGCAATGACCACACCTGTTGCTGTTTGTTGGTAAAGAATATTCTATGTTTACTACTGAGTTGACTGGTCATGGTTATATTTTCTACATCTATCAAGGAAATGCCAATTTTGTTTTATTGGTAGAGCTTATGTGGCTAGGCCTGCTTTTACTGTGGGCTGACCTTTCTTCAGCAACCAATCTTGAAAACATATGGTTTGTCAATTTTGTACTTTCATAGCATGGCTGCATTGATAATGGTGAATGATAATATAACACAGCCATGATGCTTTCTTGATTAACAGACTCATGGTAGTTTTCTTTTGTGTCTTCGTTCATGAGTTGCACCCTATCTTTTACACTGTAAACTGAATCTTGCTTGAACTACTAGGGTGAGGCAAGTGACAGTGGGAGCACACAGCACATATGGGAGAAGTGGTCAACTGATGGCACAGAGAAGCAGGTAGCAAAGCTGATGGAAGAAGACATCGGGGCAGCGATGCAGTTCCTCCAGTCCAAAGCGCTATGCATGATGCCGATTTCGCTTGCAATGGCAATCTACGACACTCAAAACCCCCAGGATGGCCACTCGTTGAAGCCTGAACCCAATACATCTTCGTAGTATAGTAACATCAACTTTAGCGTGCATTCACCCCTAATACTATTAGGCATCGATATATCCAAAGTGTATGATATACCGAGCGTTTCAATGTGCTAACCGTGAAGTAGGAAAGGACCTAAAAGATCATCCCCTCTCGAATCAGTTAAATTGGTATATGATGTAGCCTCCCCTTTCCCTATTTTGTTCAAAGCAGCTTTGATTGCAAGGTATGGTAAGCAATATTCTACTCAGGCTCATACATCTTTCAATGTGCCTATGAGTGCAAGTGATGGGTAGAGCTACCAAAGAGTCTAGCCTGCTCTCATGCTGTTTCCTTTTGGGTCTGTAGTGCACTAGCCAAACACTTTGTGGTAGGGCTGGTCACCCTTTTGGTAGTGGATGTTTGGACTGATGAAAAGGGGCTGCTGATGTATGTGCGTAAGTCTGAGCAAATGGTTGACGAAATTTGAAAGAATGTTGAGATGGAAGGTGACGTCGATGTCAAATGGTGGCGTGATATCCTGTCAATTTTTCCAGTGTGTGGATGGAGGTCTCGGTCAATGGAGGCTGAGCGTGCGATGATCGGCTTGCTAGTGGGAGCGTGCTCCTCCTGGGCTTCACTTTTCTGTCTACAAGTCGCCGTCTTGATAAGAACTGTCTGTTAAAGTTTTAGCCCCTTTTTGTGCTACTGGTTCATACCTGAAGCTATATATATTCCTCTAGGCTGACTTAACATGTGTTCAGGATTCATGCTGCCACCTTTTATCTTAGGGTGTGGGTAACAGCTGTTGTCGCACTGTTCATTGCCGTCGATGGCAGGTTTTCCTTCCAAGTTTCCGTCATGAGTCTGCTAATCTGATTGTCACCAGCCCTGGATGTTTGACGCTTGTGTGAAGTTTACCTGTTATTGACGTGCTGTTGACAGCAAGtagttgaaacttgaaaggtGGTGTTCATAGCTGGTGCTCTGGTGCAGACTTGGAGTACTTTTGCCTGGATGGAATCCACTACTGGAAGGATCATAGGCAGGTGATAAAGGGGCatttttttaaaacgaaatCAAGATAAAGTCAAGTCAATTTTATATGCTGAATCCTTTTTTGTGAATACATTGGCACTTACTTTACAAAAAAGTGCTAATTGTTTGGCACAATTATTTGGACTAGTTGGATTACCATTGTTACATGTACTGACTGTCATGAGATAATGTTTCCATGGAATGCAAAAATGCTGGTGCTTTCTATGTACCTTGCAAGAATATTATCTGCATCTGCCGTTGTAAACTTGTTTTGAATCCTGTTTGAGAAAGATAACACTGTTGCACTCATCCGGTTCCAGCTAGTGCGGTTGGTGGTTGGTCGAAATGTTCAATTCATCATTGGCCTGgctgttgttgttattgtttgTTAATAGCATCTCTTTATGTTCCT harbors:
- the LOC117845783 gene encoding tryptophan synthase alpha chain, which codes for MAFALKAAASTAGSASFAAAGPRRGAAAAPGRVSFRGAAPVVAVRTAAAAAAAAAAVAEDKRSISGTFAGLKEQGKTALVPFITAGDPDLATTAKALKILDACGSDVIELGVPYSDPLADGPVIQASATRALAKGTTFEDVISMVKEVIPELSCPLALFTYYNPILKRGIPNFMAIVKEAGVHGLVVPDVPLEETDVLRSEAAKNNLELVLLTTPTTPNERMEKIAEVSEGFIYLVSTVGVTGTRANVSSKVESLLQDIKKVTEKPVAVGFGVSTPEHVKQIAGWGADGVIVGSAMVRLLGEAASPEEGLKKLEELAKNLRAALA
- the LOC117846187 gene encoding transcription factor UNE12; the protein is MAGQPPPPPPPGGAEDDFLEHFFAFPSAAPAGAGGGHGHAGAAAGLHGGDHPFPLALSLDAAAEASAGAAKQDRDPVQLAGLFPPVFGGGGVQQPHLRGPPPPQMFHAQPKPGEGAMAPQPPAPRPKVRARRGQATDPHSIAERLRRERIAERMRALQELVPNTNKTDRAAMLDEILDYVKFLRLQVKVLSMSRLGGAGAVAQLVADIPLSVKGEASDSGSTQHIWEKWSTDGTEKQVAKLMEEDIGAAMQFLQSKALCMMPISLAMAIYDTQNPQDGHSLKPEPNTSS